The proteins below are encoded in one region of Conexivisphaerales archaeon:
- a CDS encoding SMC-Scp complex subunit ScpB, with the protein MIIDKDMLQAKLEAALYSAGRPLSVDELCKAANTKSRRKVLKAIADIASRINSNFKAIEVAKVGNDSFAIQLRPEFNVVAKKFGSRPILSKSVLKTLTMIAYFQPISAKSLADRRGTSVYNHLKVLESWGLIAGRQEGKNMVYTTTDFFAHYFGLPSDPSQVKEKLKRLFPPAVQQETEKV; encoded by the coding sequence ATGATCATCGATAAGGACATGCTGCAGGCGAAGCTTGAAGCAGCTCTATACTCAGCGGGGAGGCCCCTATCGGTAGATGAGCTCTGCAAGGCTGCGAACACCAAATCAAGGAGAAAGGTGCTGAAAGCGATAGCAGACATAGCTTCTCGGATCAACTCGAACTTTAAGGCTATAGAAGTTGCCAAGGTCGGGAACGACAGCTTTGCGATACAGCTGAGACCAGAGTTCAACGTCGTTGCAAAGAAGTTCGGGTCCAGACCTATACTCAGCAAGTCTGTGCTGAAGACACTTACGATGATAGCATATTTTCAGCCGATATCAGCAAAGAGCCTCGCCGACAGACGGGGAACATCGGTCTACAACCATCTGAAGGTCCTCGAGTCATGGGGATTGATAGCTGGAAGGCAGGAGGGTAAGAATATGGTGTACACAACAACCGATTTCTTCGCGCATTACTTCGGACTCCCTTCTGACCCGAGCCAGGTGAAGGAAAAGCTGAAGAGGCTGTTTCCCCCAGCAGTCCAGCAGGAAACCGAAAAGGTATGA